In Nasonia vitripennis strain AsymCx chromosome 2, Nvit_psr_1.1, whole genome shotgun sequence, a genomic segment contains:
- the LOC100114390 gene encoding AP-1 complex subunit gamma-1 isoform X8, with amino-acid sequence MASIKQAFNEAVERVRMPAPTRLRDLIRQIRAARTAAEERTVVNKECAYIRSTFREEDSVWRCRNIAKLLYIHMLGYPAHFGQLECLKLIASPRFTDKRIGYLGAMLLLDERQDVHLLITNCLKNDLNSSTQFVIGLALCTLGAIASPEMARDLASEVERLMKSPNAYIRKKAALCAFRIIRRVPELMEMFLPATRSLLTEKNHGVLITGVTLITEMCENSVDTLNHFKKIVPNLVRILKNLILAGYSPEHDVSGVSDPFLQVKILRLLRILGRNDVDASEAMNDILAQVATNTETSKNVGNTILYETVLSIMDIKSESGLRVLAVNILGRFLLNNDKNIRYVALNTLLKTVFVDTSAVQRHRATILECLKDPDVSIRRRAMELSFALIDTNNIRNMMKELLIFLERADPEFKAQCSSNIVMSAERFAPGKRWHLETLFKVLVAAGNYVRDDVVACTIQLISETESQQVYAVSALWRALEKDTYDKQPLTQVATWCIGEYGDLLLYGPHPEDSDAPVNLTEDEVIDVYQRLLWSPQNTVVTKQYTLLSLTKLSTRFQRGNDMLPPFYRKIRQIIDTFGSNLHIELQQRGIEFSQLFRKYDHLRPSLLERMPAMETARPQANGIIGVVNGDPEVEEEKPQVIEPVNATPPSDSSALLDLLGSSDLNSPISTAPVNNLSAATTPVTNNNDLLDLLGGLDLSTASAPTIPQQQSPQQIFSPTNTSNYLVDGLLNSSSMPIQNAPEIPSMVVFDKQGLKITFKLERSLDNPDLLVINMVAQNSGMSPITDFLFQAAVPKTFQLNMLSPSGTALPPSGQVTQVLKVTNINKAALRMRLRISYTGTAGPVLEQAEVNNFPTTTVQ; translated from the exons ATGGCCTCCATCAAACAAGCCTTCAATGAGGCAGTGGAAAGAG TGAGAATGCCAGCACCTACTCGACTGCGGGATCTCATAAGACAAATCCGAGCAGCAAGAACTGCTGCTGAAGAAAGAACAGTGGTCAATAAAGAATGTGCATACATTCGATCTACTTTCAGAGAAGAAGATAGTGTTTGGAGATGTCGCAATATTGCCAAACTTCTGTATATTCACATGCTAGG ATATCCAGCACATTTTGGACAATTGGAATGCTTAAAACTGATTGCGTCTCCAAGGTTCACTGATAAACGTATAGGATATCTTGGAGCTATGCTCCTTCTGGATGAACGACAAGATGTTCACTTATTGATCACAAATTGTTTAAAGAA TGATTTGAATAGCTCTACTCAATTTGTGATTGGTTTGGCATTATGTACACTTGGTGCAATCGCTTCTCCTGAAATGGCAAGAGATTTGGCATCTGAAGTTGAGAGATTAATGAAATCACCAAATGCATATATTAGAAAAAAGGCTGCTCTATGTGCATTTCGAATAATCAGGCGTGTACCAGAATTGATGGAGATGTTTCTACCAGCTACAAGAAGCTTGCTAACTGAAAAGAATCATGGTGTTCTGATAACTGGAGTAACACTGATCACAGAAATGTGTGAAAACAGTGTGGACACGTTAAATCATTTCAAGAAG ATTGTGCCGAATCTTGTCAGGATTCTTAAAAACTTGATACTTGCTGGATACTCTCCTGAGCATGACGTGTCTGGCGTGTCTGATCCATTCCTCCAAGTTAAAATCTTACGTCTTTTGCGAATCCTGGGACGTAACGACGTAGATGCTTCTGAAGCTATGAACGATATTCTCGCTCAAGTCGCTACCAATACCGAAACCAGTAAAAATGTAGGCAACACGATTTTATATGAAACTGTTCTATCAATTATGGACATAAAGTCTGAAAGCGGCCTGCGAGTGCTGGCTGTAAATATTTTGGGAagatttttgttaaataatgaCAAGAATATTCGTTATGTTGCTTTGAATACATTGTTGAAGACCGTTTTCGTTGATACTAGTGCTGTTCAAAGACACAGAGCAACAATTCTG GAATGCTTAAAAGATCCAGATGTATCGATAAGACGTAGAGCAATGGAGCTCAGCTTTGCTCTTATTGATACCAATAATATAAGAAATATGATGAAAGAATTGCTGATTTTCCTGGAACGTGCAGATCCGGAGTTTAAAGCGCAATGCAGCAGCAACATTGTAATGTCCGCCGAGCGGTTTGCTCCTGGCAAACGTTGGCATCTTGAAACGCTTTTCAAAGTTCTGGTTGcg GCTGGCAATTACGTAAGAGATGATGTCGTTGCTTGTACTATACAGCTTATATCTGAAACGGAGAGCCAACAAGTTTATGCCGTTAGCGCATTGTGGCGAGCTCTTGAAAAAGATACATATGATAAGCAGCCACTAACGCAAGTTGCTACTTGGTGTATTGGAGAGTACGGTGACTTACTTTTATATGGGCCACATCCAGAAGATTCTGATGCTCCTGTTAAT ttgACTGAGGATGAAGTAATAGATGTATATCAAAGACTATTATGGAGTCCTCAAAACACAGTAGTTACAAAGCAGTATACTTTGTTATCTTTGACGAAACTGAGCACACGATTTCAGCGGGGAAATGA TATGCTACCTCCATTTTACAGGAAAATTCGACAAATTATCGACACGTTCGGCAGCAATCTGCACATCGAATTACAACAGCGAGGAATTGAATTTTCACAACTCTTCAGGAAATATGATCATTTGAGACCTTCGTTATTAGAAAGGATGCCCGCAATGGAGACAGCAAGACCACAAGCCAATGGAATTATTGGGGTAGTAAACGGGGATCCTGAAGTTGAAGAAGAAAAGCCACAAGTAATCGAACCTGTAAATGCCACTCCTCCATCTGACTCA aGTGCTCTTCTGGATCTACTTGGAAGCAGTGATTTAAATTCGCCAATATCGACTGCTCCAGTTAACAATCTTTCCGCAGCTACAACGCCGGTTACgaataataatgatttgttaGACCTGCTTGGAGGTTTAGATCTGTCAACTGCCTCTGCGCCAACAATACCTCAACAACAGTCTCCACAGCAAATTTTCAGTCCTACGAATACTTCTAACTATCTCGTAGACGGTTTATTGAATTCTTCCTCAATGCCAATTCAAAATG cTCCCGAAATTCCAAGTATGGTTGTGTTTGATAAGCAAGGATTGAAAATTACTTTCAAGCTAGAACGATCGCTTGACAATCCAGATTTGTTAGTGATTAATATGGTGGCTCAAAATTCAGGAATGTCACCAATCACTGACTTTTTGTTCCAAGCTGCTGTTCCGAAG ACATTCCAGTTAAACATGTTATCTCCGTCGGGTACGGCACTTCCCCCCTCCGGACAAGTTACCCAAGTACTAAAAgttacaaatataaataag GCAGCATTACGAATGCGACTACGTATATCTTATACTGGCACTGCTGGACCCGTCCTTGAACAAGCCGAAGTGAACAACTTTCCTACGACAACGGTGCAGTGA
- the LOC100114390 gene encoding AP-1 complex subunit gamma-1 isoform X9 — MPAPTRLRDLIRQIRAARTAAEERTVVNKECAYIRSTFREEDSVWRCRNIAKLLYIHMLGYPAHFGQLECLKLIASPRFTDKRIGYLGAMLLLDERQDVHLLITNCLKNDLNSSTQFVIGLALCTLGAIASPEMARDLASEVERLMKSPNAYIRKKAALCAFRIIRRVPELMEMFLPATRSLLTEKNHGVLITGVTLITEMCENSVDTLNHFKKECGHREIVPNLVRILKNLILAGYSPEHDVSGVSDPFLQVKILRLLRILGRNDVDASEAMNDILAQVATNTETSKNVGNTILYETVLSIMDIKSESGLRVLAVNILGRFLLNNDKNIRYVALNTLLKTVFVDTSAVQRHRATILECLKDPDVSIRRRAMELSFALIDTNNIRNMMKELLIFLERADPEFKAQCSSNIVMSAERFAPGKRWHLETLFKVLVAAGNYVRDDVVACTIQLISETESQQVYAVSALWRALEKDTYDKQPLTQVATWCIGEYGDLLLYGPHPEDSDAPVNLTEDEVIDVYQRLLWSPQNTVVTKQYTLLSLTKLSTRFQRGNDMLPPFYRKIRQIIDTFGSNLHIELQQRGIEFSQLFRKYDHLRPSLLERMPAMETARPQANGIIGVVNGDPEVEEEKPQVIEPVNATPPSDSSALLDLLGSSDLNSPISTAPVNNLSAATTPVTNNNDLLDLLGGLDLSTASAPTIPQQQSPQQIFSPTNTSNYLVDGLLNSSSMPIQNAPEIPSMVVFDKQGLKITFKLERSLDNPDLLVINMVAQNSGMSPITDFLFQAAVPKTFQLNMLSPSGTALPPSGQVTQVLKVTNINKAALRMRLRISYTGTAGPVLEQAEVNNFPTTTVQ, encoded by the exons ATGCCAGCACCTACTCGACTGCGGGATCTCATAAGACAAATCCGAGCAGCAAGAACTGCTGCTGAAGAAAGAACAGTGGTCAATAAAGAATGTGCATACATTCGATCTACTTTCAGAGAAGAAGATAGTGTTTGGAGATGTCGCAATATTGCCAAACTTCTGTATATTCACATGCTAGG ATATCCAGCACATTTTGGACAATTGGAATGCTTAAAACTGATTGCGTCTCCAAGGTTCACTGATAAACGTATAGGATATCTTGGAGCTATGCTCCTTCTGGATGAACGACAAGATGTTCACTTATTGATCACAAATTGTTTAAAGAA TGATTTGAATAGCTCTACTCAATTTGTGATTGGTTTGGCATTATGTACACTTGGTGCAATCGCTTCTCCTGAAATGGCAAGAGATTTGGCATCTGAAGTTGAGAGATTAATGAAATCACCAAATGCATATATTAGAAAAAAGGCTGCTCTATGTGCATTTCGAATAATCAGGCGTGTACCAGAATTGATGGAGATGTTTCTACCAGCTACAAGAAGCTTGCTAACTGAAAAGAATCATGGTGTTCTGATAACTGGAGTAACACTGATCACAGAAATGTGTGAAAACAGTGTGGACACGTTAAATCATTTCAAGAAG GAATGCGGCCATCGAGAG ATTGTGCCGAATCTTGTCAGGATTCTTAAAAACTTGATACTTGCTGGATACTCTCCTGAGCATGACGTGTCTGGCGTGTCTGATCCATTCCTCCAAGTTAAAATCTTACGTCTTTTGCGAATCCTGGGACGTAACGACGTAGATGCTTCTGAAGCTATGAACGATATTCTCGCTCAAGTCGCTACCAATACCGAAACCAGTAAAAATGTAGGCAACACGATTTTATATGAAACTGTTCTATCAATTATGGACATAAAGTCTGAAAGCGGCCTGCGAGTGCTGGCTGTAAATATTTTGGGAagatttttgttaaataatgaCAAGAATATTCGTTATGTTGCTTTGAATACATTGTTGAAGACCGTTTTCGTTGATACTAGTGCTGTTCAAAGACACAGAGCAACAATTCTG GAATGCTTAAAAGATCCAGATGTATCGATAAGACGTAGAGCAATGGAGCTCAGCTTTGCTCTTATTGATACCAATAATATAAGAAATATGATGAAAGAATTGCTGATTTTCCTGGAACGTGCAGATCCGGAGTTTAAAGCGCAATGCAGCAGCAACATTGTAATGTCCGCCGAGCGGTTTGCTCCTGGCAAACGTTGGCATCTTGAAACGCTTTTCAAAGTTCTGGTTGcg GCTGGCAATTACGTAAGAGATGATGTCGTTGCTTGTACTATACAGCTTATATCTGAAACGGAGAGCCAACAAGTTTATGCCGTTAGCGCATTGTGGCGAGCTCTTGAAAAAGATACATATGATAAGCAGCCACTAACGCAAGTTGCTACTTGGTGTATTGGAGAGTACGGTGACTTACTTTTATATGGGCCACATCCAGAAGATTCTGATGCTCCTGTTAAT ttgACTGAGGATGAAGTAATAGATGTATATCAAAGACTATTATGGAGTCCTCAAAACACAGTAGTTACAAAGCAGTATACTTTGTTATCTTTGACGAAACTGAGCACACGATTTCAGCGGGGAAATGA TATGCTACCTCCATTTTACAGGAAAATTCGACAAATTATCGACACGTTCGGCAGCAATCTGCACATCGAATTACAACAGCGAGGAATTGAATTTTCACAACTCTTCAGGAAATATGATCATTTGAGACCTTCGTTATTAGAAAGGATGCCCGCAATGGAGACAGCAAGACCACAAGCCAATGGAATTATTGGGGTAGTAAACGGGGATCCTGAAGTTGAAGAAGAAAAGCCACAAGTAATCGAACCTGTAAATGCCACTCCTCCATCTGACTCA aGTGCTCTTCTGGATCTACTTGGAAGCAGTGATTTAAATTCGCCAATATCGACTGCTCCAGTTAACAATCTTTCCGCAGCTACAACGCCGGTTACgaataataatgatttgttaGACCTGCTTGGAGGTTTAGATCTGTCAACTGCCTCTGCGCCAACAATACCTCAACAACAGTCTCCACAGCAAATTTTCAGTCCTACGAATACTTCTAACTATCTCGTAGACGGTTTATTGAATTCTTCCTCAATGCCAATTCAAAATG cTCCCGAAATTCCAAGTATGGTTGTGTTTGATAAGCAAGGATTGAAAATTACTTTCAAGCTAGAACGATCGCTTGACAATCCAGATTTGTTAGTGATTAATATGGTGGCTCAAAATTCAGGAATGTCACCAATCACTGACTTTTTGTTCCAAGCTGCTGTTCCGAAG ACATTCCAGTTAAACATGTTATCTCCGTCGGGTACGGCACTTCCCCCCTCCGGACAAGTTACCCAAGTACTAAAAgttacaaatataaataag GCAGCATTACGAATGCGACTACGTATATCTTATACTGGCACTGCTGGACCCGTCCTTGAACAAGCCGAAGTGAACAACTTTCCTACGACAACGGTGCAGTGA